In one Pseudomonas sp. 31-12 genomic region, the following are encoded:
- a CDS encoding branched-chain amino acid ABC transporter permease, giving the protein MNFQIAMLLGQDGMTNGAIYALLALSILLVFTVTRILLIPQGEFVTYGALTMATLQSGHPTALVWLLLGLTLIDCALDVGGAARSSQAFRFPVRILFKLGYAGLLAVLINTLPLAELPMAVQALLTLALVVPLGPQIYRLVFQPIASASSLVLLIVSIAVHVSMVGIALLLFGPEGARTRPFSEAGLELGPVTFNSQTLWVLAVSLGLIVGLYLFFERTLYGKALRATAVNRMGARLMGISPTLAGKSTFLLAALIGTLSGILIAPITTLYFDSGFVISLKGFVGAIIGGLVSYPVAALGALAVGLIEAFSMFWASTYKEIIVFTLIIPFLLWRSFTSRHVEEEE; this is encoded by the coding sequence ATGAATTTCCAGATAGCCATGCTGCTGGGCCAGGACGGTATGACCAACGGCGCGATCTATGCGCTGTTGGCCCTGTCGATCCTCCTGGTGTTCACCGTGACCCGGATCCTGCTGATTCCCCAGGGTGAATTCGTGACCTACGGCGCCTTGACCATGGCCACTTTGCAAAGTGGTCACCCGACTGCACTGGTCTGGCTGCTGCTCGGCCTGACGCTGATCGATTGTGCGCTCGATGTAGGGGGCGCGGCGCGCTCAAGCCAGGCCTTTCGGTTCCCCGTGCGCATTCTCTTCAAGCTTGGCTATGCAGGTCTGCTGGCGGTGTTGATCAACACCTTGCCGTTGGCCGAATTGCCGATGGCGGTCCAGGCCTTGCTGACGCTGGCGTTGGTGGTTCCGCTGGGGCCGCAAATCTACCGCCTGGTGTTCCAGCCGATCGCCTCGGCCAGCTCACTGGTCTTGCTGATTGTGTCGATCGCCGTGCACGTCAGCATGGTCGGCATCGCCCTCTTGCTGTTCGGTCCCGAAGGTGCCCGCACCCGACCGTTCTCCGAAGCCGGCCTGGAGCTGGGCCCGGTCACCTTCAACAGCCAGACGCTCTGGGTGCTGGCCGTGTCCCTGGGGCTGATCGTCGGACTGTATCTGTTCTTCGAGCGCACGCTCTATGGCAAAGCCCTGCGTGCCACCGCGGTTAACCGCATGGGTGCCAGGCTGATGGGGATCTCGCCGACCCTCGCGGGCAAGTCGACCTTCCTGCTTGCGGCGCTGATTGGCACGCTGTCGGGGATCCTGATCGCCCCGATCACCACGCTGTATTTCGATTCTGGTTTTGTAATCAGCCTCAAAGGCTTTGTCGGCGCGATCATCGGCGGGCTGGTGAGCTATCCGGTCGCCGCGCTCGGTGCCCTGGCGGTGGGCCTGATCGAAGCATTCTCGATGTTCTGGGCCAGTACCTACAAAGAGATCATCGTGTTCACGCTGATTATTCCGTTCCTGCTTTGGCGTTCGTTCACCAGTCGTCATGTGGAGGAAGAAGAATGA
- a CDS encoding ABC transporter substrate-binding protein, which produces MLFRKAVSTLLLSAACAAAAQADVKIGVITSSTGPIALVGLPQKNTVPLLPTQAGDQVVKYISLDDASDPTATVKALKKLIDEENVDAIIGPSGSPNAMGVIQFVAEAGVPLLAPVGTAAVVLPMTEQKKWVFKTTQNDDLIAKALFEHMAKKGVKTLGFIGTGDPYGENWAKVMAGLAAQQNIKVVANERFQRQDTSVTGQSLKILATRPDAVLVAAPGSSAVMPQTTLFDQGYRGQVYQTHGAALQDFLKLGGKKVEGTILAASLMLVLDEIPDSHPSKKIASDYTTAYEKLNGSKPATFGGNTFDAGLLLQQAIPIAAKKAAPGTPEFRAALRDALEQSHELAGTQGVYNMTPQDHSGFDERGRELIVVKNGNWMLLHDN; this is translated from the coding sequence ATGCTTTTCAGAAAAGCCGTGTCCACGTTGTTGTTGAGTGCCGCCTGCGCCGCCGCTGCGCAGGCGGATGTGAAAATCGGTGTCATTACCTCCTCCACCGGACCGATCGCACTGGTCGGGCTACCACAGAAAAACACCGTACCGTTGCTGCCGACCCAGGCCGGCGACCAGGTGGTGAAATACATTTCTCTGGATGATGCGAGCGACCCGACCGCTACGGTGAAGGCGCTGAAAAAACTGATCGACGAAGAAAATGTCGATGCCATCATTGGCCCGAGCGGTTCGCCCAACGCCATGGGCGTGATCCAGTTCGTCGCCGAGGCAGGCGTGCCATTGCTGGCACCGGTCGGCACCGCCGCCGTGGTGTTGCCAATGACCGAGCAGAAGAAATGGGTATTCAAGACCACGCAGAACGATGACCTGATCGCCAAGGCGCTGTTCGAACACATGGCCAAAAAAGGCGTGAAGACCCTCGGCTTCATCGGCACCGGCGACCCTTATGGCGAAAACTGGGCCAAGGTCATGGCTGGCCTGGCAGCGCAGCAGAACATCAAGGTCGTGGCCAATGAGCGCTTCCAGCGCCAGGACACTTCGGTCACCGGGCAGAGCCTGAAAATTCTCGCCACCCGCCCCGATGCGGTGCTGGTCGCAGCGCCTGGCAGCTCGGCGGTGATGCCGCAGACCACCCTGTTCGATCAGGGCTATCGCGGCCAGGTCTACCAGACCCACGGAGCGGCGCTGCAAGACTTCCTCAAGCTGGGCGGCAAGAAGGTCGAAGGCACCATTCTGGCGGCCAGCCTGATGCTGGTACTCGATGAAATCCCGGACAGCCATCCTTCGAAGAAAATCGCCAGCGACTACACCACGGCTTACGAAAAGCTCAACGGCAGCAAACCGGCGACTTTCGGTGGGAACACCTTCGATGCCGGTCTGCTGCTACAGCAGGCGATCCCGATTGCAGCCAAAAAAGCAGCACCGGGCACTCCTGAATTTCGTGCTGCCCTGCGTGATGCGCTTGAGCAAAGCCACGAACTGGCCGGCACCCAAGGCGTTTACAACATGACGCCACAGGATCACAGCGGTTTCGACGAGCGCGGGCGCGAATTGATCGTGGTGAAAAACGGCAACTGGATGCTGTTGCACGACAACTGA